A portion of the Bombus terrestris chromosome 3, iyBomTerr1.2, whole genome shotgun sequence genome contains these proteins:
- the LOC100646338 gene encoding protein sidekick isoform X1, translating into MEMPWRNAVADLSTFLFAAVYFIWIAGSACATETLQEPRFTTQPSSSGNILSENRTKFLQCQARGNPQPKYKWFKDGVPLSNELTSEPYFRIQSTRREDAGVYHCVATNDVGSIFSERITFAVAYMGVFEDLTERMVSVKSGSAAVLTLPPIESHPAPDVTWFTSDGSLLYGIKYASVHHTLLILNASENDQGLYRARAINTQLGKEENSPFFKLQVTGDANAEVAPSIIVKPQDTQIIKDQDVTYIHCIANARSLHELRTLWTKDGIPIENSRISYSFNDSWNRTLALISANITYTGVYSCHVDLRSGGYPTVNASANVVVYEKPTFITELKRETLSDYGSTVTLPCDAVGVPPPKITWFRNAEPVDHLLGFRYALEEDGSLTIKKLTMDDSGMFQCLASNDAGEASSYTWLKAKKGLESRLKNRVVRWAAGYNVVRVRQSDRRFKFSQYPDTSGPIMENGPQNQTILDGKDATLTCNAVAAPIPNTTWIYNDTIPVEIAGRVQVLDNGDLLIAAVKPNDAGKYTCIRANEAGSVNGSAYLTVLVRTQIIQPPVDTSVLLGYTAELQCKVSNDPSVLYDIAWFHNSQVINTQASQRVKMRNDGTLEIAAVRASDVGEYMCSVVSPGGNETRSARLSVIELPFAPINVMASRVERISPRTINVSWVPGFDGNSPTKKFIVQRREVSDLGPIPDSALNWITECNNVSAQNRWVLLNNLKAAAAYQFRVTAENSVGEGPPSDPSNVVVLPQEPPSGPPVGFVGSARSSSEIITQWQLPLEEYRNGHILGYVLRYRLYGYSDNPWTIQNITNEAQRNYLITDLITWKDYIVQIAAYNDKGVGVFTEGLKIKTKEGVPEAPPTNVKVTAINSTSIKVWWKPPNPQKINGINQGYKLQAWIGHNFTEASEYKSMTVPPSLFDPLAEQSAIMTGLKKYTLYNITVLCFTDPGDGEKSSPVQIRTREDVPEEVENLQFENISDRSLTVKWNAPQEVNGVLIQYQLKYMIKDVPDSLRVENFTSDTLSAKIEHLQAMTHYKFEVVAWTSVGPGKPAVAVIQSGVEPVLPEPPTKLALSNIDAFSVVLQFTPGFDGNSSIIKWTVQAQTTRNTTWYNIYEVSDPDASTITVGGLIPFMQYKLRLIANNVVGASQPSEPTKEFQTIQAPPSHPPRNVTVRAMSATELRVRWIPLQQIEWYGNPRGYNVTYTEVRTNKSKSITIEDHTANSYILENMEEYALYKIVMQALNDVGSSTISPKAVERTRESVPSMGPINVEANATSSTTILVRWGDVPIEHQNGQIEGFKVYYGANARSAFQYKNIPSNTTFTTTLTELRKFVQYHIQVLAYTRLGDGTLSTPPVRVQTFEDAPGPPSNVSFPDVSFTTARIIWDTPEDPNGEILAYKVMFHLNNSQDHQFSKEFPASDRTFRATGLEPEKYYMFSVTAQTRLGWGKTAYALVFTTNNRERPQSPSMPQISRSQIQSRQITFNWTPGRDGFAPLRYYTVQQSENSGPFQTIPERVEPTLTSYTANDLKPFTFYQFRIQATNDIGPSTWSTESIQVQTLPAAPSRGVTGLKVVPITTSSIEVHWNAIDEVYWSGDHETGGYRVVYQPVSDFPTALQDTPKEEVLGIKATKIVLSDLTEDRYYEVIVLPFNSEGEGPSSPPVTVYVGEAVPTGEPQHLKAEPISSTEVHLRWKPPQANMQNGDLLGYKIFYLVTDSPQDLENKQEEEIEVVPASYLTHSLVFLDKYTEYRIQVLAFNPAGDGPRTPSITVRTKQDIPGPPHNLQFSEITMTSLRVSWEAPKLRNGEIVGYIVTYETAEQNDRFSKQVKQKVTETSLLIQPLEEEETYTFMVRAQTIDFGPPISGNVTTGPQEGSPMAPSNLAVTKTVSSVELQWTNGASGKGPILGYYIETRRKAMEEWQHYDSRWQTIVRSSNGPLTEYSVSYQNLLPSTSYLFRVISYNRYGISYPAYSTETILTPSKLYLEYAYLQHKPFYRQTWFMVTLAAASIIIIIMIIAVLCVKSKSYKYKQEAQKTLEESMAMDTDDRQESDLELYRSRQGGGGAMNMANACGTLGKRNTLARKSMHPPPPTMLGKSPPRPSPASVAYHSDEESLKGYDENPDDSSVTEKPSEISSTDSQGSESENESVQSDPHSFVNHYANVNDSLRQSWKRQKPVRNYSSYTDSEPEGSAVVSLNGGQIIMNNMARSRAPLPGFSSFV; encoded by the exons AGACCCTCCAAGAACCGCGCTTCACCACTCAGCCTTCCAGCAGCGGCAATATTCTTAGCGAAAATCGGACAAAATTTCTGCAGTGTCAAGCGAGGG GAAATCCTCAGCCAAAATATAAGTGGTTCAAGGATGGGGTACCCCTCAGCAACGAGCTTACTTCGGAGCCTTATTTTCGAATACAAAGTACACGTAGAGAAGACGCAGGAGTTTATCACTGTGTCGCCACAAACGACGTAGGATCTATATTTAGTGAAAGAATTACATTTGCGGTAGCCT ATATGGGGGTGTTCGAGGATCTCACAGAGAGGATGGTGAGCGTGAAATCGGGCAGCGCGGCTGTTTTAACGCTGCCACCGATAGAAAGCCATCCTGCACCTGACGTTACATGGTTCACGTCCGACGGCTCGTTGTTATACGGCATAAAATATGCGTCTGTTCATCACACGTTGCTTATCCTGAACGCGTCTGAGAACGATCAAGGCCTGTACAG GGCCAGAGCCATTAACACGCAATTGGGAAAAGAGGAGAACAGTCCCTTTTTCAAGTTGCAAGTTACGGGAGATGCCAACGCTGAGGTGGCACCTAGTATCATAGTGAAACCGCAGGACACTCAGATTATCAAGGACCAGGACGTTACCTACATACATTGCATAGCCAATGCTAG GTCTCTTCATGAGTTACGAACTTTATGGACGAAAGACGGGATCCCCATCGAGAACTCGAGGATATCATATAGTTTTAACGACTCGTGGAATAGGACTTTGGCGTTAATATCGGCAAACATAACTTACACCGGCGTATACTCGTGCCATGTGGACTTAAGAAGCGGTGGATATCCAACAGTGAACGCGAGCGCGAATGTTGTCGTATATG aaaaaCCAACTTTTATAACGGAATTGAAACGAGAGACTCTTAGTGATTATGGATCAACTGTAACGTTACCATGCGATGCTGTCGGAGTACCTCCTCCTAAAATCACTTGGTTTCGAAATGCAGAGCCTGTTGATCATCTTCTTGGATTTAG GTACGCACTGGAAGAAGATGGCTCcttaacaattaaaaaattaaccaTGGATGACTCAGGAATGTTCCAATGTCTTGCATCCAACGACGCTGGTGAAGCATCCAGTTATACCTGGCTAAAAGCAAAAA AAGGATTAGAAAGCAGACTGAAAAACAGAGTTGTCCGCTGGGCAGCTGGCTACAATGTAGTCAGAGTTCGCCAATCTGATCGCCGTTTTAAGTTCTCTCAATATCCAGACA CATCTGGACCAATCATGGAGAATGGTCCACAAAACCAAACTATATTAGATGGGAAGGATGCAACTTTAACATGTAATGCTGTAGCAGCTCCGATACCTAACACTACATGGATTTATAATG ATACAATTCCTGTGGAAATCGCCGGAAGAGTACAAGTCTTAGATAACGGAGATCTTTTAATTGCTGCGGTAAAACCAAACGACGCCGGAAAATACACGTGTATTCGAGCTAATGAAGCTGGTTCTGTAAATGGTTCAGCGTATCTTACTGTTTTAG TTCGAACACAAATTATTCAACCACCTGTGGATACCTCTGTACTTCTCGGCTACACCGCAGAATTACAATGCAAGGTCTCCAACGATCCAAGTGTTTTGTACGATATAGCATGGTTTCATAATTCACA AGTAATAAATACACAAGCCAGTCAAAGAGTAAAAATGCGAAATGATGGTACATTGGAAATAGCAGCCGTTCGTGCGTCTGACGTGGGTGAATATATGTGTTCTGTGGTTTCTCCAGGAGGAAATGAGACTCGATCTGCTCGTCTTAGTGTAATCGAATTACCATTCGCACCCATAAACGTAATGGCTAGTCGAGTCGAGCGAATTTCACCTCGCACCATAAACGTTAGTTGGGTTCCTGGATTTGATGGAAACAGTCCAACAAAAAAGTTTATCGTTCAAAGGCGAGAGGTTTCTGATCTCG GACCAATACCTGATTCTGCACTAAATTGGATCACAGAGTGTAATAATGTTTCGGCACAAAATCGTTGGGTACTATTGAACAATCTAAAAGCTGCTGCTGCATATCAATTTCGAGTGACTGCAGAAAATAGTGTTGGTGAAGGACCTCCTTCGGATCCTAGTAATGTAGTAGTTCTTCCTCAAGAGC CTCCGAGTGGACCACCGGTAGGATTCGTTGGTTCCGCTCGATCATCCTCAGAAATAATCACGCAGTGGCAGCTTCCATTAGAAGAATATCGAAACGGCCATATTTTAGGATATGTATTAAGATATAGACTATACGGTTACAGCGACAATCCATGGACAATACAGAATATTACTAACGAAGCACAAAGAAATTATCTTATTACCGACCTAATTACTTGGAAGGATTATATCGTACAGATAGCAGCGTATAATGATAAAGGAGTTGGAGTATTTACGGAAGGTTTGAAGATTAAAACCAAGGAAGGAGTACCTGAAGCACCACCCACAAACGTAAAGGTAACAGCTATTAATTCAACATCGATAAAAGTGTGGTGGAAACCTCCCAATCCGCAAAAGATTAATGGAATAAATCAAGGTTATAAATTACAAGCCTGGATCGGGCATAATTTTACAGAAGCGAGCGAATACAAGTCGATGACCGTACCACCTAGCTTATTCGATCCTCTTGCAGAGCAAAGTGCAATTATGACAGGTTTAAAGAAATACACCTTATACAATATAACTGTATTATGCTTCACTGATCCAGGTGATGGTGAAAAAAGTTCTCCCGTTCAAATTCGTACACGCGAAGATGTACCTGAAGAAGTAGAAAATCTACAATTTGAAAACATAAGTGATCGTTCACTCACCGTTAAATGGAATGCTCCACAGGAAGTTAATGGAGTTCTCATCCAATACCAATTAAAATATATGATCAAAGATGTACCGGATTCTCTAAGAGTAGAAAACTTCACGTCAGACACTCTTTCAGCCAAAATCGAACATTTACAAGCAATGACTCATTATAAATTTGAAGTTGTTGCTTGGACTTCAGTAGGCCCTGGAAAACCAGCAGTAGCTGTTATTCAATCAGGCGTTGAGCCTGTTCTTCCTGAACCACCAACTAAATTAGCACTGTCTAATATAGATGCATTCTCTGTTGTTCTTCAATTTACTCCAGGCTTTGACGGCAATTCGTCCATAATAAAGTGGACAGTACAAGCACAAACCACTCGAAACACAACATGGTACAATATTTACGAAGTTTCAGATCCTGATGCTAGTACAATCACTGTGGGTGGTCTAATTCCATTTATGCAGTATAAATTACGATTAATAGCTAACAACGTTGTCGGTGCTTCCCAACCTTCCGAACCAACAAAAGAATTTCAAACGATTCAAGCACCACCATCACATCCTCCTAGGAATGTTACGGTTCGTGCAATGAGCGCCACGGAATTGCGTGTTAGATGGATTCCGTTACAACAAATTGAGTGGTACGGAAATCCAAGAGGATATAATGTTACTTATACTGAAGTTCGAACGAACAAGTCAAAGAGCATAACTATAGAAGACCATACAGCGAATTCGTATATTTTAGAGAACATGGAAGAATATGCTCTCTATAAAATTGTAATGCAAGCGCTTAATGACGTTGGGTCATCGACAATAAGCCCGAAAGCTGTTGAAAGAACTCGCGAATCAGTTCCTTCGATGGGTCCTATTAATGTAGAAGCCAATGCAACGTCTTCCACGACTATATTAGTTAGATGGGGTGATGTTCCCATAGAACATCAGAATGGACAAATAGAAGGGTTTAAAGTTTACTATGGTGCAAATGCTAGATCAGCATTCCAGTATAAAAACATTCCTAGTAACACAACATTTACAACAACTTTAACAGAACTTCGAAAATTTGTCCAGTATCACATACAAGTTCTAGCTTATACGCGTCTTGGCGATGGCACTTTAAGCACTCCGCCAGTTAGAGTACAAACATTTGAAGATGCTCCTGGACCTCCATCGAATGTATCGTTCCCTGATGTAAGCTTTACCACTGCTCGGATTATTTGGGATACTCCAGAAGATCCGAACGGAGAGATTCTCGCCTATAAAGTTATGTTTCATCTAAATAATAGCCAGGATCATCAATTTTCGAAGGAGTTTCCTGCATCAGATAGAACTTTTAGAGCAACTGGACTAGAGCCAGAGAAGTATTACATGTTCTCGGTAACAGCACAAACGAGATTAGGATGGGGAAAAACAGCGTACGCTCTCGTTTTTACTACAAATAATAGAGAACGTCCACAATCGCCATCGATGCCACAAATTAGCAGATCACAAATACAAAGTAGACAGATAACATTTAATTGGACACCTGGCCGTGATGGGTTTGCACCATTAAG atattatacGGTACAACAATCAGAAAATTCAGGACCATTTCAAACGATTCCTGAAAGAGTAGAACCAACATTAACATCTTATACAGCAAATGATTTAAAACCATTTACATTCTATCAATTCCGAATACAAGCAACTAACGATATAGGTCCTTCAACTTGGAGTACAGAATCTATTCAAGTTCAAACTCTACCAGCAG CACCTTCTCGGGGAGTTACCGGATTGAAAGTAGTTCCAATAACGACATCTAGTATAGAAGTTCATTGGAACGCAATAGATGAAGTATATTGGAGCGGCGATCATGAAACAGGTGGTTATCGCGTCGTTTATCAACCAGTTTCTGATTTCCCCACAGCCCTTCAAGATACTCCTAAAGAAGaagttttaggaataaaa GCTACAAAGATTGTTTTAAGCGACTTGACAGAAGATAGGTATTACGAAGTAATAGTGTTACCCTTCAATTCTGAAGGTGAAGGTCCATCAAGCCCTCCAGTGACTGTATATGTAGGAGAAGCAGTTCCTACAGGAGAACCACAACATCTAAAAGCAGAACCAATTTCTTCTACAGAAGTACATCTGCGTTGGAAACCACCCCAAGCCAATATGCAAAATGGAGATTTATTaggatataaa atTTTCTATTTAGTTACTGATTCTCCTCAAGATTTGGAAAACAAACaggaagaagaaatagaagTTGTACCAGCATCATACTTAACACATAGCTTAGTGTTTTTAgataaatatacagaatatcgTATTCAAGTATTGGCTTTCAACCCTGCCGGTGATGGTCCTCGAACCCCATCTATCACTGTCAGAACTAAACAG GATATACCTGGACCACCACACAATTTACAATTCTCAGAAATTACAATGACTAGTCTCCGCGTCTCTTGGGAAGCACCAAAACTACGAAATGGTGAAATAGTCGGCTACATTGTTACATATGAAACTGCAGAACAAAATGATC gTTTTAGTAAGCAAGTTAAACAAAAGGTAACGGAAACAAGTCTACTAATTCAACcgttagaagaagaagaaacgtatACTTTTATGGTTAGAGCGCAAACCATTGATTTTGGTCCGCCTATATCTGGAAATGTCACAACAGGTCCACAAGAAGGTTCGCCAATGGCACCTAGCAATCTTGCTGTTACAAAAACAGTGTCTAGTGTTGAATTACAGTGGACTAATGGTGCTTCTGGAAAAGGACCCATTCTAGGATACTACATCGAAACGCGCCGGAAAG CAATGGAAGAGTGGCAGCATT atGACAGTCGTTGGCAGACGATCGTGCGTAGTAGTAATGGACCATTGACAGAGTATTCTGTATCTTATCAAAATTTACTTCCATCTACGTCGTATTTATTCagagtaatatcatataatcgTTATGGAATTAGTTATCCAGCATATTCCACAGAAACG attttaacTCCATCAAAGCTATACCTTGAATATGCATACCTACAACATAAACCGTTTTACAGACAAACTTGGTTTATGGTTACTTTAGCTGCTGcatcaattataattattataatgatCATAGCAGTGCTATGCGTGAAAAGTaaaagctataaatataaac AAGAAGCACAAAAGACACTTGAAGAGTCTATGGCGATGGATACTGATGATAGACAAGAGTCTGATTTAGAGCTTTATAGATCAAGACAAGGAGGTGGTGGTGCTATGAATATGGCTAATGCTTGTGGTACATTAGGTAAAAGAAACACTTTAGCAAGAAAATCTATGCATCCTCCTCCTCCTACAATGTTGGGAAAGTCACCTCCTAGACCATCACCAGCCTCTGTTGCTTATCATAGCGACGAAGAAAGTCTGAAAGGATATGATGAAAACCCTGACGATAGCAGCGTTACGGAAAAACCTTCCGAAATTAGTTCAACAGATTCACAG GGATCTGAAAGTGAGAATGAAAGTGTACAATCGGATCCACATTCCTTCGTAAATCATTACGCTAATGTTAATGATTCCTTAAGACAATCCTGGAAACGCCAGAAACCAGTTAGAAATTATTCATCGTACACTGATTCTGAACCTGAAGGTAGTGCCGTTGTCAGTTTAAATGGGGGACAAATTATTATGAACAATATGGCAAGGTCGAGAGCACCATTGCCTGGTTTTTCGTCTTTCGTATAA